Proteins encoded in a region of the Quercus lobata isolate SW786 chromosome 8, ValleyOak3.0 Primary Assembly, whole genome shotgun sequence genome:
- the LOC115954934 gene encoding GDSL esterase/lipase At4g10955-like, with protein MSFESESDQNFSLSGPVHLNNVDWNNMDHRRSVLASLVKGGYILERDRQQRRHESQALAPFWWESFDFKLKDKLIDHDGKSIWHKDSIFGAIYEYEYPSPDSPRDPNIPQYVIAFRGTIMEPDTVLRDNNLNLQCFFNKLHKTRCFKVAMDYVQKMVDEGARVWLAGHSLGSAMALLAGKNMAKTGCFLETYLFNPPFYSVPIEGAIKSEDLKFVYRCSKSVLKVALAGISRAVNGAESHEPFVELSSWVPNLFVNPNDPICFEYIGYFSHRKKMEESGLGLIERIATKKSVKSLCSSVVAKASRLEPLHLLPSAYLIINRSPFLDDDKGQNFRTFHELQQWWKCFACESTLYKY; from the exons ATGTCGTTTGAGAGCGAGAGTGATCAAAATTTCAGCCTTTCAGGGCCCGTGCATCTCAACAACGTTGACTG GAACAACATGGATCACCGAAGATCGGTTCTCGCCAGCTTGGTTAAAGGAGGATACATTCTTGAACGTGACCGCCAACAACGCCGCCATGAATCTCAAGCTCTTGCTCCATTTTGGTGGGAATCCTTcgatttcaaattaaaagacAAGCTTATCGACCATGATGGCAAGTCCATTTGGCATAAGGATTCCATATTCGGTGCCATTTATGAGTACGAATATCCATCACCAGATTCACCGCGTGATCCAAACATCCCACAATATGTTATTGCCTTTCGCGGCACAATCATGGAGCCAGACACCGTGTTACGTGACAACAACTTAAACTTACAGTGCTTCTTTAACAAACTTCACAAGACTCGCTGCTTTAAAGTTGCAATGGATTATGTTCAAAAAATGGTTGATGAAGGTGCAAGGGTTTGGTTAGCAGGACATTCTCTGGGGTCAGCTATGGCATTGCTTGCAGGAAAGAACATGGCCAAGACAGGTTGTTTTCTTGAAACTTATCTTTTTAACCCTCCATTCTATTCAGTCCCCATAGAGGGTGCGATCAAGAGTGAAGACCTGAAGTTTGTATACCGCTGTTCAAAGAGTGTTTTGAAGGTAGCTCTCGCGGGAATCAGCCGTGCTGTAAATGGTGCCGAATCACATGAACCTTTCGTAGAGCTATCTTCATGGGTTCCTAACCTTTTTGTGAACCCAAATGATCCTATTTGTTTCGAATACATTGGATATTTTTCACACaggaagaagatggaggagtcTGGACTTGGACTAATTGAGAGGATTGCAACAAAGAAGTCCGTAAAGAGTCTATGCTCAAGTGTGGTGGCAAAGGCTTCCCGTTTAGAACCACTGCATCTCCTTCCTTCAGCATATCTGATCATTAATAGGAGTCCATTCCTAGATGATGATAAGGGTCAAAATTTTAGAACATTTCATGAACTTCAACAGTGGTGGAAATGTTTTGCCTGTGAATCTACGCTTTATAAGTACTAA
- the LOC115955110 gene encoding small nuclear ribonucleoprotein E-like — MASTKVQRIMTQPINLIFRFLQSKARIQIWLFEQRDLRIEGRIIGFDEYMNLVLDDAEEVNVKKKSRKSLGRILLKGDNITLMMNSGK, encoded by the exons ATGGCAAGCACCAAAGTTCAGAGGATTATGACCCAACCCATT AACCTGATTTTCAGGTTTCTTCAGAGT AAAGCTCGCATTCAGATATGGCTTTTTGAGCAGCGAGACCTGAGGATCGAGGGCCGTATCATC GGCTTTGATGAGTACATGAATTTGGTGCTGGATGATGCTGAAGAAGTCAATGTTAAGAAGAAGAGCAGAAAATCTTTAG GGAGGATTCTTCTTAAGGGAGACAACATAACTCTGATGATGAACTC TGGAAAGTGA